CTTACTGTTACTTTCACCTCAGCTATTTGATTAAAGCTTAGCTCGCTTTCAATCAATTGTGCCTTTTTTCCTTTTTCTTTTACCGTTTCTTCAATGGTAATTCCGTTTTCTGTTGAACTCAGCAACTTTCCTTCTCTTTTTGCCCCATCATTCAACTTAACAATTACCGTACGGCCTATATTTTTAACAAACTGACGTTGGTGCTTTAACGGATAATCAAGCCCTGCTGAGGATACTTCCAAAGTATAAGC
Above is a window of Solitalea lacus DNA encoding:
- the rimP gene encoding ribosome maturation factor RimP — encoded protein: MSVVINRVTALVEEKLDGTDLFIVDIKMLPNNKLMILLDGDTGVGIDQCAAVSRHVGFHLEEENAIDHAYTLEVSSAGLDYPLKHQRQFVKNIGRTVIVKLNDGAKREGKLLSSTENGITIEETVKEKGKKAQLIESELSFNQIAEVKVTVSFK